The following are encoded in a window of Marinitoga sp. 1197 genomic DNA:
- a CDS encoding D-alanine--D-alanine ligase family protein gives MNYNIGLIYGGNSNEREISIVSAKNVEKALKNLGYIVSKYDLKYDFDKFLKEYKYIDLVFNVVHGYEGEDGTLQKILEELKVKFIGSNSKVSENTFDKLSFMRFIEKDFSVPAYISTKKFIKPHFDFPLIIKPRRSGSSLGIHVCHNYKEYKKFLEHELQEYKEMLIQEFIKGKEISVSIIEKNKEVIVLPILEIKPKKEFYDYEAKYTEGMTEFEIPAKIPFELEKKIKKDFQKIFRLMKLKDFARIDAIVKGENYYILEVNTIPGLTKLSDLPQSAYAYGLSFESLIDILIKNNLR, from the coding sequence ATGAATTATAATATAGGATTAATATATGGCGGTAATTCAAATGAAAGAGAGATTTCAATAGTAAGCGCTAAAAATGTTGAAAAAGCATTAAAAAATCTGGGATATATAGTATCAAAATATGATTTAAAATATGATTTTGATAAATTTTTAAAAGAATATAAATACATAGATCTTGTATTTAATGTGGTTCATGGTTATGAAGGTGAAGATGGAACATTGCAAAAGATATTAGAGGAATTAAAGGTTAAATTTATAGGTTCTAATTCAAAAGTTTCTGAAAATACATTTGATAAATTATCTTTTATGCGATTTATTGAGAAGGATTTTTCTGTTCCGGCTTATATATCAACAAAGAAATTTATTAAACCGCATTTTGATTTTCCTTTGATTATAAAACCAAGAAGAAGTGGATCCAGTTTGGGCATACATGTTTGTCACAATTATAAAGAATATAAAAAATTTCTTGAACATGAATTACAGGAATATAAAGAAATGTTGATTCAGGAATTTATAAAAGGAAAAGAAATATCTGTTAGTATAATAGAAAAAAATAAAGAAGTTATAGTATTACCAATACTTGAAATAAAGCCAAAAAAGGAATTTTACGATTATGAGGCTAAATATACAGAAGGTATGACCGAATTTGAAATTCCTGCAAAGATACCATTTGAATTGGAAAAAAAAATAAAAAAAGATTTTCAAAAAATATTTAGATTAATGAAATTAAAGGATTTTGCAAGGATTGATGCAATAGTGAAAGGTGAAAATTATTATATTCTTGAAGTAAATACTATACCTGGACTTACAAAATTAAGTGATTTACCTCAATCAGCATATGCCTATGGTTTATCTTTTGAAAGTTTAATAGACATATTAATAAAAAACAATCTGAGATAG
- the topA gene encoding type I DNA topoisomerase, whose protein sequence is MTKKKKNVVIVESPAKAKTIEKYLGSDYKVVASKGHIRDLPQKKFGVDIEKDFEPEFELMPGKEKVVAELKKVTKGKKVYLAPDMDREGEAIAWHLSYLLGLDEDEENRIVFSEITKDTILEAIKSPKKIDDKKVGAQLARRILDRIVGYKISPILWRILKNYNTSAGRVQSAALKILVDRERAIFKFKPKEFYKIFLKYMDQDIPLVKINGKKYKKESINEKKKNEILKDLKETKFYIEKVEEKEAKRNPPQPFITSTLQQSAISKFGWSSKKTMQIAQKLYEGIETSDGPLAFITYMRTDSTRISEEAQKKAFNYLNENYGKEYTGHFKVKKSKKKIQDAHEAIRPTDVYIDPAKAKKLISGDNLKLYTLIWNRFIASQSSQSIYTEKIYTIMDASKKYTFEVVGRKRKFDGFEKFWSSSTGEKEYELPKSGELKNIELKTEKDETKPPSRYTEASLVKEMESKGIGRPSTYATIITTLLNRKYVIKEKSNLIPTLVGFIVSDLLEKNFPEIVDAKFTAHMEEKLDKIEIGETNWKSILSEFYKDFEKFLNTTEQKMKEKSLDFYYKSNIKCSKCNVEMELQFGRYGLFLKCPECGENKGLSKGILGVTIDNNVYLSEDNILPEKGKEEKTGDKCPECGGDLIIKSGRFGKFIACSNYPDCKYTAPLPARGKCPKCGSKVHKLKSKKGKIYFKCSECGEMFWDEPSDYRCPSCNGPLFYKKKNKEEMLYCPDEKKFFKESELNEL, encoded by the coding sequence ATGACAAAAAAGAAAAAAAATGTTGTTATAGTTGAATCTCCTGCGAAAGCAAAAACCATAGAAAAATATCTTGGATCCGATTATAAAGTTGTAGCTTCAAAAGGACATATAAGAGATCTTCCACAAAAGAAATTTGGAGTTGATATAGAAAAAGATTTCGAACCAGAATTTGAATTGATGCCAGGTAAGGAAAAGGTTGTAGCAGAGTTGAAAAAAGTTACAAAAGGGAAAAAAGTGTACCTTGCACCGGATATGGATAGAGAAGGTGAAGCTATAGCCTGGCATTTAAGTTATTTATTGGGATTAGATGAAGATGAAGAAAATAGAATAGTTTTTTCTGAGATTACAAAAGATACCATATTGGAAGCTATAAAATCACCAAAAAAAATAGATGACAAAAAGGTTGGAGCACAATTGGCCCGAAGGATACTTGACAGAATAGTCGGGTATAAAATAAGTCCTATATTATGGAGAATTTTGAAAAATTATAACACAAGTGCCGGAAGGGTTCAGTCCGCTGCGTTAAAAATTCTGGTTGACAGGGAAAGGGCAATATTTAAATTTAAACCAAAAGAGTTTTATAAAATTTTTTTGAAATATATGGATCAGGATATCCCTTTAGTGAAGATAAATGGAAAAAAATATAAAAAAGAAAGTATTAATGAGAAGAAAAAAAATGAAATATTAAAAGATCTAAAAGAAACAAAATTTTATATAGAAAAGGTTGAAGAAAAAGAAGCAAAAAGAAATCCTCCGCAGCCATTTATAACCAGTACGTTACAGCAAAGTGCTATATCAAAATTTGGATGGTCTTCGAAAAAAACTATGCAAATAGCACAGAAATTATATGAAGGTATAGAAACGAGCGATGGCCCACTTGCATTTATTACATACATGCGTACAGATTCAACAAGAATATCAGAAGAAGCACAAAAAAAAGCTTTTAATTATTTAAACGAGAATTATGGTAAAGAATATACGGGGCATTTTAAGGTGAAAAAATCAAAGAAAAAAATCCAGGATGCCCATGAAGCAATAAGACCAACAGATGTTTATATAGACCCTGCAAAAGCGAAAAAGCTAATTTCAGGTGATAATTTAAAATTATATACACTAATATGGAATAGATTTATAGCTTCACAATCGTCTCAATCTATATATACAGAAAAGATATATACCATTATGGATGCATCGAAAAAATATACTTTTGAAGTTGTAGGAAGGAAAAGAAAATTCGATGGATTTGAAAAATTCTGGTCTTCTTCTACAGGTGAAAAAGAATACGAATTACCTAAAAGCGGAGAATTAAAAAATATAGAATTGAAAACAGAAAAAGATGAAACAAAACCCCCATCAAGGTATACAGAGGCATCTTTAGTGAAAGAAATGGAATCAAAAGGAATAGGAAGACCTTCAACTTATGCTACCATAATAACAACATTGTTAAATAGGAAATATGTAATAAAAGAAAAAAGTAATTTAATACCCACGCTTGTTGGTTTTATTGTTTCAGATTTACTTGAAAAAAATTTTCCTGAAATTGTTGATGCTAAATTTACAGCTCATATGGAAGAGAAATTGGATAAAATTGAAATTGGAGAAACAAACTGGAAAAGTATTTTAAGTGAATTTTATAAGGATTTCGAAAAATTTTTAAATACAACAGAACAGAAAATGAAAGAAAAATCTTTAGATTTTTATTATAAATCTAATATAAAATGTTCTAAGTGTAATGTGGAAATGGAACTTCAATTTGGAAGATATGGTTTATTTTTAAAATGTCCAGAATGTGGTGAAAATAAAGGTCTTTCTAAAGGGATATTGGGCGTAACTATTGATAATAATGTATATTTATCCGAGGATAATATTCTACCTGAAAAAGGAAAAGAAGAAAAAACGGGTGATAAATGTCCAGAATGTGGTGGAGACCTGATAATAAAAAGTGGACGTTTTGGTAAATTTATAGCCTGCTCAAATTATCCGGATTGTAAATATACAGCTCCATTGCCCGCCAGAGGTAAATGTCCAAAATGTGGCAGTAAAGTTCATAAATTAAAGAGTAAAAAGGGGAAAATATATTTCAAATGTTCTGAATGTGGTGAAATGTTCTGGGACGAACCTTCGGATTATAGATGTCCTTCATGTAATGGTCCTTTGTTTTATAAGAAAAAAAACAAAGAGGAAATGTTATATTGTCCCGATGAAAAGAAATTTTTTAAAGAGAGTGAGTTGAATGAATTATAA
- a CDS encoding 3'-5' exoribonuclease YhaM family protein produces MKNGGMNLGDLLREKGQLSDDLIKDIYISDLKPSETYEIEGKVLSKRLQTTKDGKEFLLFTITDKTGRLRAIDWFNARENSEKINIGNIIRIKGKIVVFENRLQLNLEKNYSIYILKDSEINSEKFIKTSTQNVQHLKDELINFINNIKNIHIKELLSYIFIKDKNFEKDFSYAPAAINVHHAYKHGLLEHTIDVAKLCNSIAENYKNIVNKDILIAGALLHDIGKTREYKITPTGIEKTDEGELIGHIAIGINMVSEYAKKINKFPKKMLDEILHMIASHHGELEWGSPIVPKTLEAFILHFADNLSSKIEQVRSHIEESNNEHWTEYHKNLGRKIKITNMGEK; encoded by the coding sequence ATGAAAAATGGTGGTATGAATCTTGGAGATTTATTAAGAGAAAAAGGCCAATTATCTGATGATTTAATAAAGGATATATATATATCTGATTTAAAACCAAGTGAAACTTATGAAATAGAGGGTAAAGTTTTAAGCAAAAGACTACAAACAACTAAAGATGGAAAAGAATTTTTGCTTTTTACAATAACTGATAAAACTGGGAGACTAAGAGCTATTGATTGGTTTAATGCAAGAGAAAATTCAGAAAAAATAAATATAGGTAATATTATAAGAATAAAAGGTAAAATAGTAGTTTTTGAAAATAGGCTTCAGCTAAATCTGGAGAAAAATTATAGTATATATATTTTAAAAGATTCTGAAATAAATTCGGAGAAATTCATAAAAACTTCTACTCAAAATGTGCAACATTTAAAGGATGAATTGATTAATTTTATAAATAATATAAAAAATATTCATATAAAAGAATTATTATCTTATATCTTTATTAAAGATAAGAATTTTGAAAAGGATTTTTCATACGCTCCTGCAGCAATTAATGTTCATCATGCATACAAGCATGGATTATTAGAACATACTATAGATGTTGCAAAACTCTGTAATTCAATAGCAGAAAATTACAAAAATATTGTAAATAAAGACATACTTATAGCAGGAGCACTATTGCATGATATAGGAAAAACAAGAGAATATAAGATTACCCCAACAGGAATTGAAAAAACAGATGAAGGTGAATTAATTGGACATATAGCGATAGGGATTAATATGGTTTCTGAATATGCAAAAAAAATAAATAAATTTCCAAAGAAAATGCTTGATGAAATTCTTCATATGATAGCCTCTCATCATGGAGAATTGGAATGGGGTAGTCCAATTGTTCCAAAAACACTGGAAGCATTTATTTTGCATTTTGCAGATAATTTAAGTTCAAAAATTGAGCAGGTTAGAAGTCATATTGAGGAGTCTAATAATGAACATTGGACTGAATATCATAAAAACCTGGGAAGAAAAATTAAAATTACGAATATGGGGGAAAAATAA
- the alr gene encoding alanine racemase, whose protein sequence is MFDRKTFVEINIKKYIHNIELIKEKAKTSVIPVLKADAYGHGAVKLSKVVYDMGIKLIAVAFLGEGIEIKKSGIDIETLVFNYVSPEYIKENIEGYIYTIGSLKQLKELIDYFGKEIKNIKFHININTGMNRMGISEEEIENIITLIKEYNINIHGAYSHFATADNLDDFVKVQYDKFVNIVSHIENSNIDIPIKHICNSAGALFFPEYTLDYVRPGIATYGLQPSDIKKEKKLKPVLQWKSVVARVGILKKNESVSYGRTYFSKQNIPIATIPVGYADGYFRQLSNKGYVLIQGKKCNIIGRVCMDQFVVETTQIEKVKLGEEVVLIGEQEKSFLYAEDLARLAGTINYDITSKITKRVPRVYIEEE, encoded by the coding sequence ATGTTTGATAGAAAAACTTTTGTGGAAATAAATATTAAAAAGTATATTCATAATATAGAACTGATTAAAGAAAAAGCAAAAACATCCGTTATTCCTGTTTTAAAGGCTGATGCTTATGGACATGGCGCTGTGAAATTATCAAAAGTTGTTTATGATATGGGAATTAAATTGATTGCGGTAGCTTTTTTAGGAGAAGGAATTGAAATAAAAAAAAGCGGTATAGATATAGAAACACTTGTTTTTAATTACGTTTCACCTGAATATATAAAAGAAAATATAGAAGGGTATATTTATACAATAGGTTCTTTGAAGCAATTAAAAGAACTTATTGATTATTTTGGAAAAGAAATAAAAAATATAAAGTTTCATATAAATATAAATACAGGAATGAATAGAATGGGGATAAGCGAAGAAGAGATAGAAAATATAATCACATTAATAAAGGAATATAATATAAATATTCATGGAGCATATTCCCACTTTGCAACAGCAGATAATCTGGATGATTTTGTTAAAGTACAATATGATAAATTTGTAAATATTGTTAGTCATATTGAAAATTCAAATATCGATATCCCTATAAAGCATATTTGTAATTCAGCAGGGGCATTATTTTTCCCAGAATACACACTGGATTATGTAAGGCCTGGAATAGCAACATATGGTCTTCAACCATCAGATATAAAAAAAGAAAAAAAATTAAAGCCTGTTTTGCAATGGAAAAGTGTTGTTGCAAGAGTGGGGATTTTAAAGAAGAATGAAAGTGTAAGTTATGGCAGAACATATTTTTCAAAACAGAATATTCCTATAGCGACTATACCTGTTGGGTATGCCGATGGATATTTTAGACAATTATCGAATAAAGGTTATGTATTGATTCAAGGGAAAAAATGTAATATAATAGGAAGAGTTTGTATGGATCAGTTTGTAGTTGAAACTACACAAATTGAAAAAGTAAAATTGGGTGAAGAGGTTGTATTAATAGGAGAGCAAGAAAAAAGTTTCCTATATGCAGAAGATCTGGCAAGATTAGCTGGAACAATAAATTATGATATAACGTCAAAAATAACTAAAAGGGTTCCACGCGTTTATATAGAGGAGGAATAA